GTGAAAATGTTAgtgataatattaattaattttataaatttatcattaatatttaaaattaatgtgatattttatagtatatatatatatatatatatttatatatgattattagaaaaaaatgtaaaaaagaagTTGTTAAAAGTTTGCTTTTAGAGCATCTAATCTAAACATGTTAGACCGGCACTGACCACATTTTAATTCTTGGGAGAGGGTGGGTCCAATACGTAATGAACCAAAAGAGAATTTTGCATTTTCCAAAGTCGAAAACAATCGGTAGGGGTAGTATCGTAGATTTAAATAAAACCTCAGAGACCAATTTACTTCTTCCCCAAGAACGTCTTGTCCCTATAATTAATTTCTCCTTTCATCTACGATTTCTACATAAACCTGTTTGGATTCTGAAATTCAATTGcgcttcttcctcctcctccgtgATGTTGTTAACTAGGGTTTTATCAAGAGTGTCTCGTACCTCGAGCTTACGCTCGTCTCTCTCCTCCTTGTCTTCTCCTCAAAGGAATCAGATTCTTCCCATTCTTTCCAGCCAATTTCACTCCTTCCTACACGGAACTCCCAATAAGGTTCCGATTTTGGTTAATATCTTGTCGTTTGGTTTTtctagggtttaaggttttgcTCAAACGAATCTCAACTCGAAAGTTGACTTGTTTATTACAGAGTTCACGCTTTTAGTTGTTAGCTGTCTGAACCAAAAGAGTATATGCTTTGAATTGATTGAATACTCTCTTTTAGGGGTCCGAATTGGTTTCTCTCAATGGCTGTAGATCTTCAACCTATTAGGAAGTTTCTTATCGCAATCATTGTTCAAACTAATCTCAACTCCATCGTTTCCAAATTTGAGTTGTTTATTACAGAGTTCACTGTTTTGGTGTTATATGTCTGAaagtatatatgtttttattgctTGAGCTTATTTAGATGCATATTGGTTTGTTTGTGAATCTTCAACTTATTAGGAAGTTTACTCAATTTGGATCCTTTAATATTCGCAGCTTGTTGCAGCTCCAGTGTCGCTCCTCAACCATTCATCTCCAGATCTCAATGTCTTTCAAAGGTTCGGCTTTTTCTCCTCTTCCTCAGCTGAATCCAAGGAAAATGAGAGCAGCCAAGGTTCTGAGGATGTGGAGTCTATGAAGAAAGCTACTACAGGTGAGGCAAAAGAAGTGACTAATTCTGCTGCACAAGGAAGTTTGATAGGTTTTTACTAAACCAATTGCGTTATCTGGTGTTTCTAGATGCTTTTGAGGGTTTGTCAAGGGACGATTTGGTGAAGCTTGTGGTTGAGAAGGAAGATCTCGTCAGTGTTCAGCAGGAAGAGGTGAAGGAAATGCAAGATAAAGTTGTTCGAACTTATGCTGAGATGGAGAATCTTATGGCCAGGACTAAACGTAATGCTGAGAACGACAAAAAGTTCGCCATACAGGTTTTACTTTCTACACTAATCCTTACTTGTCTTACTCTCTATCTAAACCCAGAATGCATTTGTTGAGATTGTGTTCTGCTGCAGAAATTTGCAACAAGCCTTCTGGATGTGGCGGATAATCTCGGGAGAGCTTCTTCGGTTGTCAAGGAGAGTTTTTCCAAGATTGACATTTCAAAAGATTCGGCTGGTGCTACTCCACTCTTGAAAACCCTTTTAGAAGGAGTGGAGATGACTGAGAAACAATTAGCTGAGGTATTATAAATGTTCCTTCATTGAGGTTAGACAAAGATGAGACGAAGGACTGGTTCTGATAATCTGTAAAAACTTGCAGGTATTTAAGAAGTCTGGGTTGGTGAAAGAAGATCCATTAAATGAACGGTTTGATCCAAACCGACATAACGCAGTGTTCCAAGTCCCAGATGCTTCCAAGCCAGAAGGCACTATTGCTCATGTCCTAAAGGTACTACTACTAAACTTACTATAACAGGATTTGCTCTGATAAATCTAAGTATATGCTATATTTTGCAAATCCACACACATTATGGGTTCTCTTGTATAATTTGTAACCTTTTTGGTGACGGTTTTGCTTTATTATATATCTGCAGTCTGGATACTCGTTGTTTGATCGAGTTATAAGACCAGCTGAGGTCGGTGTTACTTGCGCTGCGGTGAACCAAGAGAAAGAGGCCGAAGCTTGAGAAACTCAAACGTGGCGAAAGAGTTGAGCTTTGTTTGAACCTTTACaccttcatgttgttgttttcttttacaCTCGATagctctctctcacacacacacatattcATTGGATGAACAAGATCTCATAAAGCAGCTTTGATGTTGCTGCACTTCCAGGGAAGCCCTGGTTCTGTAACTTTATTTCACAAAATTTTCTTTAAGTTATAACAATGGAACATAGGATgatatgattttgattttgattctgATGGAGACAGGCTTTTTGATCATACACATATAGCTTCTTCTAACTAGAGATACACTACTACAACAAGATACAGATCCAGAAGGATACTATAAGAGTTAAACTATGAGACATGGTAGTAGGTAGCTACAACAACACCAAATCCTGAGTTGATTCATCCCTCAGTTTAGCATGATTTATCTTTTCATTCTTCTTCCGTCCCTTCAGAATTAAGACACAGTCCCAGTTTCAAGTGACGAGTTTTTGCCTCCTACCAGAGGAAGAAAACAAGTATGAACAAAACTCAACACTTGATCGCAATCATACAAAACCAGTTAGAAGCTTCACCTTAGTTTGGTCTGAGTCAGTTAAGTTCATGTCCAGACCAACGGCTTTAGgcaatggagaatcattgtcgAATTCGTCAGTCTCTTCCGCTTCAACCTCAGAATCCTTAGCACCCACTCTCTCCCTATGCTCAAACATCGCAATCTTGCAAAAGTAATCATTCAACACAAATCTCAATtccctacaaaaaaaaactaaatagatTTTTCCAAGAAAAGAACTTTACTGGAGCGTATCTGAATCTTCGTTTAGGCGGCTCCTCCGTCTCACCGGAACCGTTAGCGTCAGAGGGAAGTGGGGTCCACTTATGGAGAAGCAGATGGTGTGGAGAATTGCTGCTgctgttgttgttattgttgctACGACCGTTGGATTTAGATGCTCGGAAAACGCCGACTGGTGACGTGGAGACACGtacccacttcttcttccacttccTTACACGGCCGCTGAAAACCGCCGTCGCAGCCGGACCACTGTATCTCGATGACGTTCGGCTCAATCTCGACCCTACGCCTTCCATCTCCCCCAACcaaattctctctctctctgtcactGCCCCGACAGAACTATTTGTTACTTTAATTAATGTATCTGCTGCTGCTTGTCTTACTCGGTCCGTAAAACGCAGCGTTTATAGCGAAGTCTCTGTAAAGATATGTGAAACGCAGCGTGTTATAGGGGTCAAGGATTTGTAAAAAACGCAGCGTTTTACAGCTAGTATCTCTTTTAAGGATATGTAAAAAACGCGGCGTTTTATCGTCTCCTTCAAAGAAATGGCGCTTAAAAACGCTCAGTTCTCTCCTTCAAGCTAAAGCAGAGaggtgtttcaaaaaaacaaaaaaaagctaAAGCAAGGGAGAAAGAGCAAAAATGGAGCTCTGCGTTAACAGCTCGACGTCTTTGTTTTCTCCTCTCTCGTGGTAGTTTCTCTGTGTTACGTACGGTTTAACGGGAGGGTGAATAAACCAATTAAACCATTGGAGCTATCTTGTTCCTCCTCCAAGAAAATTGGCGGTGGTCGGAATATGTGTGTGGCATTGAGATTGGATGTAACGCTCAATTGCAGGTGAAAATGAGCGTGGAAGTTCCAGCAATTGTTTGTGAAGATTGTTACCAAAGAGTCCTATAACCGAGTTCATGAAACTGTCAACATTTCAACTATAATTAAAATCTGTTCAATACGTTTTGAGAGCTACTGTTGAATCTATCTTGAAGACAACACTTCCTCACGCCATGGAGTCGGTaacatttctatattttttgtattctctagtttgattttgtgtaagCATAGATGACTTATCAGATATTGGATTTG
Above is a window of Brassica napus cultivar Da-Ae chromosome A10, Da-Ae, whole genome shotgun sequence DNA encoding:
- the BNAA10G09450D gene encoding uncharacterized protein BNAA10G09450D translates to MEGVGSRLSRTSSRYSGPAATAVFSGRVRKWKKKWVRVSTSPVGVFRASKSNGRSNNNNNSSSNSPHHLLLHKWTPLPSDANGSGETEEPPKRRFRYAPIAMFEHRERVGAKDSEVEAEETDEFDNDSPLPKAVGLDMNLTDSDQTKEAKTRHLKLGLCLNSEGTEEE
- the LOC106371425 gene encoding grpE protein homolog 1, mitochondrial-like, encoding MNQKRILHFPKSKTIGRGSIVDLNKTSETNLLLPQERLVPIINFSFHLRFLHKPVWILKFNCASSSSSVMLLTRVLSRVSRTSSLRSSLSSLSSPQRNQILPILSSQFHSFLHGTPNKLVAAPVSLLNHSSPDLNVFQRFGFFSSSSAESKENESSQGSEDVESMKKATTDAFEGLSRDDLVKLVVEKEDLVSVQQEEVKEMQDKVVRTYAEMENLMARTKRNAENDKKFAIQKFATSLLDVADNLGRASSVVKESFSKIDISKDSAGATPLLKTLLEGVEMTEKQLAEVFKKSGLVKEDPLNERFDPNRHNAVFQVPDASKPEGTIAHVLKSGYSLFDRVIRPAEVGVTCAAVNQEKEAEA